A genomic stretch from Achromobacter spanius includes:
- a CDS encoding potassium transporter Kup encodes MSQASADVPSPTGAHAGGVHAPSSRAALILGALGVVYGDIGTSPLYTLRACLTGLSVHTDLEPAHLLGVLSILFWMLMLVVSLKYVTLVLRADNRGEGGTLALLELAVRAREGKLRWVLIVLGIFGAALFYGDSMITPAISVLSALEGIGIVSHTLDHWVVPIALVVLVVLFAIQSHGTGLMGKLFGPVMLVWFGTLAALGGWQIWQTPEVLAALNPMWGLRFVVEFPLISFVLLGAVVLALTGAEALYADMGHFGRPAIRGAWFSMVLPALTLCYFGQGALLLRNPEAIRNPFFLMAPDWGLVPLVALATIATIVASQAVISGAYSVTRQAVQLGFWPRMQILHTSAVEKGQIYLPQVNALLLCAVLVLVLLFRNSDNLAAAYGFAVTGTMLTTSVLAFAVLPRGTTGIKRMAWFGVLGFLLLFDVLLFSANVFKIHEGGWLPLLVAIVVFTLMMTWRRGRRLLSDMQQRDRQPLKEFMEQLEQYPPSRVPGTAIFMTMNSGNVPPALLHNLKHNKVLHDHVLFLTILVADVPYISPEERFVVNKLSSSSWTATVNYGFKEDPDVPEALRLVAEAYLELDLEPMRTSYFLSRQTVVAARKPALWRWRRAVFSFMARNSTRSTKFFKIPANRVVEMGMQVEL; translated from the coding sequence ATGAGCCAAGCCTCGGCTGATGTCCCTTCCCCGACTGGCGCCCACGCGGGCGGTGTGCATGCGCCGTCGTCGCGCGCGGCGCTGATCCTGGGGGCTTTGGGCGTGGTGTATGGCGACATCGGCACCAGCCCCTTGTATACGCTTCGTGCCTGCCTGACTGGCCTGAGCGTGCACACCGACCTGGAACCCGCGCATTTGCTGGGCGTGCTGTCCATCCTGTTCTGGATGCTGATGTTGGTGGTGTCCCTGAAGTACGTCACGCTGGTGCTGCGCGCCGACAACCGAGGCGAAGGCGGCACGCTGGCATTGCTGGAATTGGCGGTGCGGGCACGCGAAGGCAAACTGCGCTGGGTGCTGATCGTGCTGGGGATTTTCGGCGCAGCGCTGTTCTACGGCGACAGCATGATCACGCCCGCCATTTCGGTGCTGTCCGCGCTGGAGGGCATCGGCATTGTGTCGCACACGCTGGATCACTGGGTGGTGCCGATTGCGTTGGTGGTGCTGGTGGTGCTGTTCGCCATCCAGTCGCATGGGACGGGCCTGATGGGTAAGCTGTTCGGTCCGGTGATGCTGGTGTGGTTCGGCACGTTGGCCGCCTTGGGCGGCTGGCAAATCTGGCAGACCCCGGAAGTGCTGGCGGCCTTGAACCCCATGTGGGGCCTGCGCTTTGTCGTCGAATTTCCGCTGATCAGTTTCGTGCTGCTGGGCGCCGTCGTGCTGGCCTTGACCGGCGCCGAGGCGCTGTACGCCGACATGGGCCACTTCGGTCGCCCCGCCATTCGCGGCGCCTGGTTCAGCATGGTGCTGCCGGCCTTGACGCTGTGTTATTTCGGCCAGGGCGCGCTGTTGCTGCGCAACCCCGAGGCGATCCGCAACCCGTTCTTCCTGATGGCGCCGGACTGGGGCCTGGTGCCCTTGGTGGCGCTGGCCACCATCGCCACCATCGTGGCGTCGCAAGCGGTGATTTCGGGTGCGTATTCCGTCACGCGCCAGGCGGTGCAACTGGGCTTTTGGCCGCGCATGCAGATCCTGCATACGTCCGCCGTGGAGAAGGGTCAGATCTATCTGCCGCAGGTCAACGCGCTGCTGCTGTGCGCGGTGCTGGTGCTGGTGCTGCTGTTCCGCAATTCCGACAACCTGGCCGCGGCCTATGGGTTCGCGGTAACGGGCACGATGCTGACGACGTCGGTGCTGGCCTTTGCCGTGCTGCCGCGCGGTACGACGGGCATCAAGCGCATGGCGTGGTTTGGCGTGCTGGGCTTCTTGTTGCTGTTCGACGTGCTGCTGTTTTCGGCCAACGTGTTCAAGATCCATGAAGGCGGCTGGCTGCCGCTGCTGGTGGCCATTGTGGTGTTCACGCTGATGATGACGTGGCGCCGTGGGCGCCGCCTGCTGTCGGACATGCAGCAACGCGATCGGCAGCCGCTGAAGGAATTCATGGAGCAACTGGAGCAATACCCGCCATCGCGGGTGCCAGGCACTGCGATCTTCATGACGATGAATTCCGGCAACGTGCCACCGGCGCTGCTGCACAACCTGAAGCACAACAAGGTGCTGCACGACCACGTGCTGTTCCTGACGATCCTGGTGGCCGACGTGCCGTACATCTCGCCCGAAGAGCGTTTCGTGGTGAACAAGCTGTCATCGTCGAGCTGGACGGCGACCGTGAATTACGGCTTTAAGGAAGACCCGGACGTGCCCGAGGCGCTGCGTCTGGTGGCGGAGGCTTACCTCGAACTGGATCTGGAGCCCATGCGGACGTCGTATTTCCTGTCGCGTCAAACGGTGGTGGCCGCTCGCAAGCCCGCGCTCTGGCGATGGAGGCGCGCCGTGTTTTCCTTCATGGCCCGGAACTCGACGCGCAGCACGAAGTTTTTCAAGATTCCCGCCAACCGCGTGGTGGAAATGGGCATGCAGGTAGAGCTGTAG
- a CDS encoding sensor histidine kinase translates to MTHERTPSAPTPTRPLLPSRSLARHLVIRLMPPILLLVLLDLAATWVITHKIDMSLWMLEDFFWLMVVGQIALIALFTWVVVQGVRSGLRSVNHLSEEIRQRSIDDMQPLEVAGVPVEIEPLVTHTNDMLLRLDASLAAQRRFIGHAAHQLRTPLSGLRLESELMLARPLPDDVRARAERIKAVSDRMIRLGQQLLVLARADPNARPQDSFVRIDLCEWVRVHGAEWFPRVREARYELDLVAPDAPIWIDADPLLLAELLSNLIDNALRYGNETGRITLIVGANPPSLTVEDDGPGIPPEERDRVFEAFYRSPTATAGGSGLGLAIVREIAHAHGAWWKLTSRPDFSGTRLSVVFPGPRKGAQLTRQELRS, encoded by the coding sequence ATGACGCACGAACGCACTCCTTCTGCTCCTACGCCCACTCGCCCCTTGCTCCCTTCCCGCTCGCTTGCCCGGCATCTGGTCATTCGGTTGATGCCGCCGATTCTGCTGCTTGTCCTGCTGGACCTGGCGGCAACATGGGTGATCACGCACAAGATCGACATGTCGCTCTGGATGCTCGAAGACTTCTTCTGGCTGATGGTAGTGGGGCAGATTGCGCTGATTGCGCTGTTTACGTGGGTGGTGGTGCAGGGCGTGCGTTCCGGGCTGCGCTCGGTGAACCATTTGTCCGAGGAAATCCGGCAGCGCTCCATCGACGACATGCAGCCTTTGGAAGTGGCGGGGGTGCCGGTCGAGATTGAACCCCTGGTCACGCACACCAACGACATGCTGCTGCGCCTGGACGCCTCGCTGGCGGCGCAGCGCCGCTTCATCGGCCATGCCGCGCACCAACTGCGTACCCCCTTGTCCGGCCTGAGGCTGGAATCCGAACTGATGCTGGCCCGCCCGCTACCCGACGATGTGCGGGCGCGCGCCGAACGCATCAAGGCCGTGAGCGACCGGATGATCCGCCTGGGCCAGCAATTGCTGGTGCTGGCGCGTGCCGACCCCAATGCCCGGCCGCAAGACAGCTTTGTGCGCATCGACCTGTGCGAATGGGTGCGCGTGCATGGCGCCGAGTGGTTTCCACGCGTGCGCGAAGCGCGCTATGAACTGGATCTGGTGGCCCCGGACGCCCCGATCTGGATCGATGCCGACCCCCTGCTGTTGGCCGAGCTGCTCAGCAACCTGATCGACAACGCCTTGCGCTACGGCAACGAAACCGGCCGCATCACGCTGATCGTGGGTGCCAACCCACCGTCGTTGACGGTCGAGGACGATGGCCCCGGTATTCCGCCCGAGGAACGCGACCGCGTGTTCGAAGCCTTTTACCGGTCGCCCACCGCCACCGCCGGCGGATCGGGCCTGGGGCTGGCCATCGTGCGCGAGATAGCCCACGCCCACGGCGCCTGGTGGAAGTTGACCAGCCGCCCCGACTTCTCTGGAACACGGCTGTCCGTCGTGTTTCCCGGTCCCCGCAAAGGGGCACAACTTACCCGTCAAGAACTCCGATCATGA
- a CDS encoding LysR substrate-binding domain-containing protein gives MDLKQIEYFVRVAERRSFSRAAEMMDVAQPTLSRQVRLLELELGQHLLYRNGRGAEPTEAGLRFLEHARALLTLAERAKEDLQTLRATPAGKVVVGLPPRIARVLTPPLVQAFRRGFPEASIAVAEGLSAQVREWLLAGRVDLALLYDPAPSPQLAYESLFREDLVLAAAAGHQPPLPARVTVAQLGDYPLVLPSLPNAIRTLVESVCRAQGVRLKVAAEVDAVQTIVELAAQGDAYAILPRSAARGPAAEHALALCDIGSPTITNNLVLASARHRPATRLATATGQLIRQLKLSELFAPKT, from the coding sequence ATGGATCTCAAGCAGATCGAGTACTTCGTCAGGGTGGCGGAACGGCGCAGCTTCTCGCGCGCCGCTGAAATGATGGACGTCGCCCAACCCACCTTGAGCCGCCAGGTGCGCCTGCTGGAGCTGGAGCTTGGCCAGCACCTGCTCTACCGCAACGGCCGTGGCGCCGAACCCACCGAAGCCGGCTTGCGATTCCTGGAGCATGCGCGCGCCCTGCTGACCCTGGCCGAGCGCGCCAAGGAAGACCTGCAAACGCTGCGCGCCACGCCTGCCGGCAAGGTCGTTGTCGGCTTGCCCCCGCGTATTGCCCGCGTGCTGACGCCGCCGCTTGTGCAGGCGTTTCGCCGCGGCTTCCCCGAGGCCTCGATTGCGGTCGCCGAAGGCCTTAGCGCCCAGGTGCGCGAATGGCTGCTGGCCGGCCGGGTCGATCTGGCGCTGCTGTATGACCCCGCACCCTCGCCCCAGCTTGCCTACGAATCGCTGTTCCGCGAAGACCTGGTGCTGGCCGCCGCCGCCGGCCACCAGCCGCCGCTGCCCGCGCGCGTGACCGTGGCGCAGTTGGGCGACTATCCCCTGGTGCTGCCCAGCCTGCCCAATGCCATCCGCACCCTGGTCGAAAGCGTGTGCCGCGCGCAAGGCGTGCGCCTGAAGGTGGCCGCCGAGGTGGACGCCGTGCAGACCATCGTGGAACTGGCCGCGCAGGGCGACGCCTACGCCATTCTTCCGCGCTCGGCCGCGCGCGGCCCGGCCGCCGAGCATGCCCTGGCGCTCTGCGACATCGGCTCACCCACCATCACCAACAATCTTGTGCTGGCCAGCGCCCGCCATCGGCCCGCCACGCGTCTGGCAACGGCCACCGGGCAGTTGATCCGGCAACTGAAATTGTCCGAGCTGTTCGCGCCGAAGACCTGA
- a CDS encoding amidohydrolase family protein produces MAFYQPFFQQEPTVLDCRPPLASPSRPRHALPPGACDAHCHVFGPADVFPYAEGRSYTPPDAPYSAMAALHAHLGIERAVVVQANCHGSDHGALLDALAQSGGRYRGVALLGADATAASVKLLHEGGVRAARFNFVPHLGGAPDPAVFDHVVALIAPLGWHLCLHVDGAMLPELLPRLLALPVPFVVDHMGRLKATDGLDSPAMRALLSLADVPQAWVKVSGIDRIASGRRPFAEGIPFLRALTQAMPDRSLWGTDWPHPNVAGDMPDDGELVDTFFEACPDAGLRQRVLVDNPARLYGFV; encoded by the coding sequence ATGGCGTTCTACCAGCCGTTTTTCCAGCAGGAACCCACTGTGCTCGATTGCCGTCCTCCGCTTGCCTCGCCGTCCCGCCCTCGCCATGCCTTGCCGCCGGGCGCCTGCGATGCGCATTGCCATGTGTTCGGGCCAGCCGACGTGTTCCCGTATGCCGAGGGCCGGTCGTACACGCCGCCTGATGCGCCGTACTCGGCCATGGCCGCGTTGCATGCGCATCTGGGCATCGAGCGCGCGGTGGTGGTGCAGGCCAACTGCCATGGCTCGGACCACGGCGCCTTGCTGGATGCGCTGGCGCAAAGCGGCGGGCGCTATCGCGGCGTGGCCTTGCTGGGGGCGGACGCCACGGCGGCCAGCGTCAAGCTTTTGCATGAAGGCGGCGTGCGCGCCGCGCGTTTCAACTTCGTGCCGCATCTGGGCGGCGCGCCGGACCCGGCCGTGTTTGATCACGTGGTCGCCTTGATCGCGCCGCTGGGCTGGCATCTGTGCCTGCACGTGGACGGGGCAATGTTGCCCGAGCTGTTGCCGCGCTTGCTGGCGCTGCCAGTGCCATTTGTCGTGGACCACATGGGGCGCTTGAAGGCGACCGACGGGCTGGACTCCCCGGCGATGCGGGCCTTGCTTAGCTTGGCCGATGTCCCGCAGGCCTGGGTCAAGGTGTCGGGCATTGACCGTATCGCGTCGGGCAGGCGCCCGTTTGCCGAGGGCATCCCGTTTTTGCGCGCGCTGACCCAGGCCATGCCGGACCGCAGCCTGTGGGGCACGGACTGGCCGCATCCCAACGTGGCGGGCGACATGCCCGACGATGGCGAACTGGTGGACACGTTCTTTGAAGCGTGCCCGGATGCCGGATTGCGCCAGCGGGTGCTGGTGGACAACCCGGCAAGACTGTACGGATTCGTGTAA
- a CDS encoding Bug family tripartite tricarboxylate transporter substrate binding protein → MFKKVLSAAALSFAVFGAAHADGPVRLIVAFPPGGPVDLVGRVLAEQLGKELKQQVIVENKAGANGNIAAAYVAKAPGDGSVLFLTSVGAVAISPALYKDMPYDPARDFAPVSRVVNNATVFVVNPSNPATDAADFVKRSQAASQSVAIGSSGIGSIPHLTLEMFEDASKANVLHVPYKGAAPVINDVMGNQVAGFFGDVPGLIGHIQGGKLKPLGIAAPTRHPLLPDVKTLAEQGIAGVESNNWYGIVAPASTPAATVDKLNQAVRAALGNEAVRSKLEKFGAQAAPSSPQELADLIASDRAKWTALIQRKNIRPE, encoded by the coding sequence ATGTTCAAGAAAGTACTTTCGGCCGCCGCGCTGAGTTTTGCCGTCTTTGGTGCGGCGCATGCCGACGGCCCCGTCCGCCTGATCGTCGCGTTCCCGCCCGGCGGGCCGGTGGACCTGGTGGGACGCGTGCTGGCCGAGCAGTTGGGCAAAGAGCTCAAGCAGCAGGTCATCGTCGAAAACAAGGCGGGCGCCAACGGCAACATTGCCGCGGCCTATGTGGCCAAGGCGCCGGGCGATGGCTCGGTCCTGTTCCTGACCAGCGTGGGCGCGGTGGCGATCAGCCCGGCGCTGTACAAAGACATGCCCTACGATCCGGCGCGTGACTTCGCCCCGGTCTCGCGGGTGGTGAACAACGCCACGGTGTTCGTGGTGAATCCGTCCAACCCGGCGACGGACGCGGCGGACTTCGTCAAGCGCTCGCAGGCGGCGTCGCAATCGGTGGCGATCGGCTCGTCGGGCATCGGCAGCATTCCGCACCTGACTTTGGAAATGTTCGAAGACGCCAGCAAGGCCAACGTGCTGCACGTGCCGTACAAGGGCGCGGCGCCCGTCATCAACGACGTGATGGGTAACCAGGTGGCCGGCTTCTTCGGCGACGTGCCGGGCCTGATCGGCCATATCCAGGGCGGCAAGCTGAAGCCGCTGGGCATTGCGGCGCCGACCCGCCATCCGCTGCTGCCCGACGTGAAGACATTGGCCGAGCAAGGCATTGCCGGCGTGGAATCCAACAACTGGTATGGCATCGTGGCGCCTGCGTCCACGCCGGCCGCCACCGTCGACAAGCTGAACCAGGCCGTGCGCGCGGCGCTGGGCAATGAAGCGGTGCGCAGCAAGCTGGAGAAATTCGGTGCACAAGCGGCGCCCAGTTCGCCGCAGGAACTGGCCGACCTGATCGCGTCCGACCGCGCCAAGTGGACCGCGCTGATCCAGCGCAAGAACATCCGTCCGGAGTAA
- the argG gene encoding argininosuccinate synthase produces the protein MTTILPNLPTGQKVGIAFSGGLDTSAALLWMRNNGAIPYAYTANLGQPDESDYDEIPRKALAYGAENARLIDCRAQLVAEGIAALQSGAFHISTAGITYFNTTPIGRAVTGTMLVAAMKEDDVNIWGDGSTFKGNDIERFYRYGLLTNPDLKIYKPWLDQRFIDELGGRSEMSEYMRQAGFDYKMSAEKAYSTDSNLLGATHEAKDLEQLNSGIRIVKPIMGVAFWRDDVAVKAEEVTVRFEEGQPVALNGVEYSDPVELLLEANRIGGRHGLGMSDQIENRIIEAKSRGIYEAPGLALLFIAYERLVTGIHNEDTIEQYRENGRKLGRLLYQGRWFDPQAIMLRETAQRWVARAITGEVTIELRRGNDYSLLNTESANLTYAPERLSMEKVENAPFTPADRIGQLTMRNLDIVDTREKLFTYVKTGLLASSGTSLPQLKDAAKKK, from the coding sequence ATGACCACTATCCTCCCGAACCTTCCTACCGGCCAGAAGGTCGGCATCGCCTTTTCCGGCGGTCTCGACACCAGCGCAGCCCTGCTGTGGATGCGCAACAACGGCGCCATTCCCTACGCCTACACGGCCAACCTGGGTCAGCCCGACGAGTCCGACTACGACGAAATCCCCCGCAAGGCCCTGGCCTACGGTGCTGAAAATGCCCGCCTGATCGACTGCCGCGCGCAGTTGGTGGCTGAAGGCATTGCCGCCCTGCAATCGGGCGCCTTCCATATCTCGACCGCCGGCATCACCTACTTCAACACGACGCCCATCGGCCGTGCCGTCACCGGCACGATGCTGGTGGCCGCCATGAAGGAAGACGACGTCAATATCTGGGGCGACGGCAGCACGTTCAAGGGCAACGACATCGAGCGCTTCTACCGCTACGGCCTGTTGACCAACCCGGACCTGAAGATCTACAAGCCCTGGCTCGACCAGCGCTTCATCGACGAACTGGGCGGCCGTTCGGAAATGTCCGAATACATGCGCCAAGCCGGCTTCGACTACAAGATGTCGGCCGAAAAAGCCTATTCGACCGATTCCAACCTGCTGGGCGCCACCCACGAAGCCAAAGACCTGGAACAACTGAATTCCGGCATCCGCATCGTCAAGCCCATCATGGGCGTGGCGTTCTGGCGCGACGACGTGGCCGTGAAGGCTGAAGAAGTCACGGTGCGCTTCGAAGAAGGCCAGCCGGTCGCCCTGAACGGCGTGGAATACAGCGACCCGGTTGAACTGCTGCTGGAAGCCAACCGCATCGGCGGCCGTCACGGCCTGGGCATGAGCGACCAGATCGAAAACCGCATCATCGAGGCCAAGAGCCGCGGCATTTACGAAGCCCCGGGCCTGGCGCTGCTGTTCATCGCCTACGAACGCCTGGTCACCGGCATCCACAACGAAGACACCATCGAGCAGTACCGCGAAAACGGCCGCAAGCTGGGCCGCCTGCTGTACCAGGGCCGCTGGTTCGATCCGCAAGCCATCATGCTGCGCGAAACCGCCCAGCGCTGGGTGGCCCGCGCCATCACCGGCGAGGTCACCATCGAACTGCGTCGCGGCAATGATTATTCGCTGCTGAACACAGAATCGGCCAACCTGACGTACGCGCCGGAACGCCTGTCGATGGAAAAGGTTGAAAACGCCCCGTTCACGCCGGCCGACCGTATCGGCCAACTCACCATGCGCAACCTCGACATCGTCGACACCCGCGAAAAGCTCTTCACCTACGTGAAGACCGGTTTGCTGGCGTCCAGCGGTACGTCGCTGCCGCAACTGAAAGACGCGGCCAAGAAGAAGTAA
- a CDS encoding carboxymuconolactone decarboxylase family protein, giving the protein MSASRVAPVEPGTRPELATLEARISAARGRISPLYQVLLNSPAVVEGWEAMLTAIRQKTSLSPRLRELIILRVATLNNAPYEFDAHVPHALAGGMPQEVIDALRANPAPGDVQGLAPGEADVLALTDAMTRDIEVPDAVFAPVRARYDDAQLVELAATVGAYNMVSRFLVALRVGH; this is encoded by the coding sequence ATGAGCGCCAGCCGAGTTGCGCCCGTAGAGCCGGGCACGCGCCCGGAATTGGCCACGCTGGAGGCGCGCATCAGCGCCGCCCGTGGCCGGATATCGCCGCTGTACCAGGTGTTGCTGAACAGCCCCGCCGTGGTGGAAGGCTGGGAAGCCATGCTGACCGCGATCCGCCAGAAGACGTCGTTGTCACCGCGCCTGCGCGAACTGATCATTTTGCGCGTGGCCACCTTGAACAATGCGCCGTACGAGTTTGACGCGCATGTGCCGCATGCCTTGGCGGGCGGCATGCCGCAGGAAGTGATCGACGCCTTGCGCGCCAACCCGGCGCCTGGCGACGTGCAGGGGCTGGCGCCCGGCGAGGCCGACGTGCTGGCGCTGACCGACGCCATGACGCGCGACATTGAGGTGCCTGACGCGGTATTCGCGCCCGTGCGCGCCCGCTACGATGACGCGCAATTGGTCGAGCTGGCGGCTACGGTGGGCGCGTACAACATGGTGTCGCGCTTTCTGGTGGCGTTGCGCGTCGGGCATTGA
- a CDS encoding DUF4286 family protein — protein sequence MQQEVLLVSFGERFDNTRAADMARRLTTGLDGVRVNAFAALEEEDTYVYLHGPVAALPELQARLAEHFPGARARVLHQTLDLAGASAGQDAPWHYIVETDVLPEAEADLNAWYDQEHLPGLASVPGTVRAMRYECRDESPRYLACYDLHTRETFGSPPWLAVRATDWSSRVRPSFRNTRRTMFKKIL from the coding sequence ATGCAGCAAGAGGTATTGCTGGTGTCGTTCGGTGAACGCTTTGACAACACGCGCGCGGCCGACATGGCCCGGCGTTTGACCACGGGCCTGGACGGCGTGCGCGTCAATGCGTTCGCCGCGCTGGAAGAAGAAGATACCTACGTGTATTTGCATGGCCCGGTGGCCGCGCTGCCGGAACTCCAGGCGCGCCTGGCCGAGCACTTTCCAGGCGCCCGGGCGCGTGTGTTGCATCAGACCCTGGACTTGGCCGGCGCTTCCGCCGGCCAGGACGCGCCGTGGCACTACATCGTTGAAACCGATGTGCTGCCCGAGGCCGAGGCGGACTTGAACGCCTGGTACGACCAGGAACATTTGCCCGGCCTGGCGTCGGTGCCGGGCACGGTGCGCGCGATGCGCTACGAATGCCGAGATGAATCGCCGCGTTACCTGGCCTGCTACGACCTGCACACCCGCGAAACCTTCGGCAGCCCGCCGTGGCTGGCCGTGCGCGCCACGGACTGGAGCAGCCGCGTGCGGCCATCGTTTCGCAATACGCGCCGCACGATGTTCAAGAAAATCCTGTAA
- a CDS encoding response regulator transcription factor, which produces MRVLVIEDDTTLGHALQEFLADQGYAVDWLTEGDRVLGALAGQPYDLMLLDLNLPGMSGLDVLRQLRQDGNQVPVLILTARDGIEDRVAGLDAGADDYVTKPFELPELAARVRAFGRRRAGQAQPLIEVGPLVFDTVGREVRANGQRLSLSVRELSVLEMLMARVGRVVTKRQIVNSLSAWDADFSENAVEVYVYRLRKRLEGTGASIQTVRGFGYMLDVETA; this is translated from the coding sequence AGGGTTATGCGGTCGACTGGCTGACCGAAGGCGACCGAGTGCTGGGCGCCTTGGCTGGCCAGCCTTACGACCTCATGCTGCTCGACCTAAATTTGCCCGGCATGAGCGGGCTTGATGTGTTGCGGCAGTTGCGCCAAGACGGCAATCAAGTCCCCGTACTGATCCTCACCGCGCGCGACGGCATTGAAGACCGCGTCGCTGGCCTGGATGCCGGTGCCGACGATTACGTCACCAAGCCTTTTGAACTGCCCGAGCTGGCGGCGCGCGTGCGTGCCTTTGGCCGGCGGCGCGCAGGCCAGGCCCAACCTCTGATCGAAGTCGGTCCGCTCGTGTTCGATACGGTCGGCCGCGAAGTGCGTGCCAATGGCCAACGCCTGTCCCTGTCGGTGCGCGAGCTTTCCGTGCTGGAAATGCTGATGGCCCGCGTGGGCCGCGTCGTCACCAAGCGCCAGATCGTGAACTCCTTGTCCGCCTGGGATGCTGATTTCAGCGAAAACGCGGTCGAAGTCTATGTCTACCGCCTGCGCAAGCGTTTGGAAGGCACCGGCGCCAGCATTCAGACGGTGCGCGGCTTCGGCTACATGCTGGATGTGGAAACGGCCTGA
- the argF gene encoding ornithine carbamoyltransferase, which translates to MTPPTTQNGPLRHFLQFKDFSPAEIAYVLDRARIIKEKFKRYEPHMPLHDRTLAMVFEKASTRTRVSFEAGMYQMGGSVINLTSNDSQLGRSEPIEDTARVISRMVDIVMIRTFEQTRIERFASHSRVPVINGLTNEFHPCQILADIFTYIEHRGPIAGKTVAWVGDANNMAYTWLHAAEMLGFTLHVSTPAGYELEASRIGTPSDKVLRQFKDPMEACQGAHLVTTDVWTSMGYEAENDERRAAFADWCVDAEMMATADPQAVFMHCLPAHRGEEVTGEVIDGPQSVVWDEAENRLHVQKALMEFLLLGQV; encoded by the coding sequence ATGACTCCTCCCACGACTCAAAACGGCCCGTTGCGGCATTTTCTTCAGTTCAAGGACTTCTCGCCCGCGGAAATCGCCTACGTGCTGGACCGCGCTCGCATCATCAAGGAAAAGTTCAAGCGCTACGAACCCCACATGCCGCTGCACGATCGCACCCTGGCGATGGTGTTCGAAAAAGCCAGCACCCGGACCCGCGTCTCGTTCGAAGCGGGCATGTACCAAATGGGTGGGTCGGTCATCAACCTGACCTCGAATGACTCGCAACTGGGCCGCTCTGAACCCATCGAAGACACGGCGCGCGTCATCTCGCGCATGGTCGACATCGTCATGATCCGCACGTTCGAGCAGACCCGCATCGAGCGCTTCGCGTCGCACTCGCGCGTGCCCGTCATCAACGGCCTGACCAACGAATTCCACCCCTGCCAGATCCTGGCCGACATCTTCACCTACATCGAACATCGCGGCCCCATTGCGGGCAAGACGGTGGCCTGGGTGGGCGACGCCAACAACATGGCGTACACCTGGCTGCACGCGGCCGAGATGCTGGGCTTTACGTTGCATGTGTCCACGCCCGCCGGCTACGAACTTGAAGCGTCCCGCATCGGCACGCCTTCCGACAAGGTGCTGCGCCAGTTCAAGGACCCCATGGAGGCCTGCCAGGGCGCGCACCTGGTCACGACCGACGTCTGGACCAGCATGGGCTACGAAGCCGAAAACGACGAGCGCCGCGCCGCGTTTGCCGACTGGTGCGTGGACGCCGAAATGATGGCCACCGCCGACCCCCAAGCCGTCTTCATGCACTGCCTGCCGGCCCACCGTGGCGAAGAAGTCACCGGTGAAGTCATCGACGGCCCGCAAAGCGTGGTCTGGGACGAAGCCGAAAACCGCCTGCACGTGCAAAAAGCACTGATGGAATTCCTGCTACTCGGCCAAGTGTGA